Genomic segment of Apium graveolens cultivar Ventura chromosome 7, ASM990537v1, whole genome shotgun sequence:
GGCCAACATCAAAGCATCTCCAATAGATTACCCACCTTTTAGCATTGGAGCATCTCCGAGGGTAATCCGAGGGTAATAGGTAAACTTGTTAGCTAAAACATCATTAACTAAAATTGTGTttaatttgtaaagatttatacTCGAGTGATATTAACTATATTCGTTAGCTATATCCAATAGGAACTTCTGTTAAATATACTTTTAGAAATTTATTTAACGGAATATTTAATGATGGAGGGACCTTTCAGTGATTAATCGAATAATCGGTGATTAATCGAATTGATTAATCGGaagtaatttatttaataaataataatatattattctATTTAAATGAAAATTCATaagatttataaaaataaaactacaTATAATTAATTCAAGATTTTCATAGTTAGAAAATTACTACTTACTAGTTCAAAccttaaaatttaaaataaatcgAGTGAGGGTAGGATAAAACAATACAAATATGAAATATATAATCATTGTTGAATAAATTTAGAATACCTTAAGATTGTGAATCAATTGGGCAAGCGAGTTGAGTgttgagatttgagaataatTCAAATAGGGATTTGTGGTGAGGATTTAGGGATATAAAAATATACAATTGTTTATGTATATAAAAGAGTCAATACATTAATATtgtattattaatattaattattaaatgttaaatgttaattattatttccaaaaaactataatttttcttaaaaaatatttttttattgttatttttTAAACTATGACCGATTCGACCGATTTTTGACCCGATTCGATCGATTTTTCCCGAACTGCCCGACTTTTGaccgatttttttaaaaatcgtatTTTGACCTAATTAACAATTAATCGAGATAGGACCGTTCTGAACTCCGATTAATCGGCCGATTAATCGGTTAATCggccgatttttagaacactggaTGTATTAGACTGCCACACCTACATTATACCTTGGGAGATGCTCTTATGATCACGTAATTATAACTATCCACTTCGAAAAATATTTCAAACGCATAATCTTGTTCGAGATAGTTAAAAATATAGGTAACGTATATGTTTATAAATTAAAAGAATGATATAAAAGAAATTTGTAAGAAACTGAAAAACAAATCCTACAAaccaaaattaataaaaatatatttaccAAGAAGTTGAAAATATAGCCAAGTTTTTCGAGacatatatttttaattttttttttgcaaaaatacgattTTATTTAAGCtttaatttgcaaaaatacgagttttagttcaattttttttgcaaaaataggattttGAAAACCTGATACAACAAAAAAAAGTATTTTTCATAAAACGTAAAAAAAGTTATATATGTGGTTGCTTTTGATTGCAAACCgtattttgataattattttcaaaagatagtaaaaaTCGCAAACAGACTTAAAAAGAACTAGTATTTATGGTAATTTTTTCAAAAACATCTCATATTTTTTTTGACTTGGGCTTATATACCTCAATATTGTATATATAGGGGATGAACAAAAATTGAACTCAGATATTATAAAAATGGAGCACCGGCCAAAGTTAAACGTGAATGTCTAATGTAAACGGTGATGAAGTAAAATTGATTTGAACCCTAATACAGAATAATCATACCTCATAGAAAAACCATAATATTGAAGGAGGTTCTCGTAAATTGATTTGTACTACAATAATAGTTTAGTTATTCCACAAGTCCATAATATAGTGGACAAGAAAATATATAGTAACTGATTTTTATCGTAAAATAAAATTGATTATATATCTCATAATTGATTTTTACCATAATAGTTCGACCATGTGAGGAACAATTAAATCCCTATTTGATTTGAAACATGATATCGAGCAACTATAAGAACTCTTAATTCGTATAACAGAATCACTTAATCACGTGAAATTTACGGTAGGAAATAAATTATGTGCTATATAAACAGGCGCTCATAGCAAAATTATCATCAATAATTTATATTACCAATCCAACAGAACGAAAAAGGGTTGCTAGCAAAGGCAGTTGAGTAACTTGAGTTATAATGGACGGTTTTTACCGCTTATCTGTACCACAATTCCTCTGTTTGCAGCTGCTGATGTTAGCCCTTTATTCTTTCACGACCTCAGCCACTTCCATCGACGGCGTATCGGGCAGCTACTGGCTTCCCGCTGTCGCTTCATGGTACGGTAGCCCCCAAGGCGACGGCAGTGATGGTAATTTACTTGTTAAATTTTTGCAATTCATAAATAACATCCTTTTAAACGATACATTTGACACAATTTTTACCGCATACTGTACAGAGTACTATTTTTTTTTGGTTTTGTGATATGAGATTCGAACAGTAATCTTTCTCGAATTGGAAATATAGGTGGTGCATGTGGGTACGGGGCAATGGTTGATATGGAACCATTGAAGGGAAGAGTTGGAGCCGCGAGTCCGATTCTGTTCAAAGGTGGCGAAGGTTGTGGTGCATGCTACAAGGTCATGTGTTTGGACAAGTCCATTTGTTCACCTGGAGGCGTTACAGTTATCATCACCGATGAATGTCCCGGATGCCGTGCACTCACTCAATTCGATCTCAGTGGTGCTGCATTTGGCAGCTTGGCTATTCCTGGTGAAGCCGACCAGCTCCGTAATCGCGGCACAGTTCCTGTCATGTTTAGACGGtaattttttaaattctattCTCTCAACTCTTTCTTTGCCTCCATTTGTTCCCGTTTGCTTAGTAAGCCTTTTAATGTAGTTTGATTCTCAAGTCTTTCAATtatgacatgagaaagatgactTGTGGTTTGACATATATGTCCTATGACATAATAAATTCTATATGAATTGATTATGATTTTGTATGTATATGGAATTTGCAGGACATCTTGTTTTTACCCGGGGAAACATGTTGCATTTAGAGTGAATGAAGGATCATCACCTTACTGGCTTTCTTTACTAGTTGAATTTGAGGGCGGAGATGGCGATATTGGATCTATGCATATTAAGGAGGTACTCTCTTATTCTTTCTACTTTTAATACTCTATTTCATCTTAGACTACCAAAACAGTTGAACTACAAGTCCAAAATAGCTATTGCTATTGCTATAATTTGGCACTAAAAAATATCTTTTGATGTTAAAATAAAACTTCTAACTGTAATATTAGATATATTTTGAAACCAAATATTTCCTAATTAACCTAAATTTTGTCACTTTCCCCTTAGTTTCATTTAAAGCATAACAACATGCATCTCATTTGTAGTAGTATGATGATGTGGTTAGATGGATAAATGCATCCTTGGTTTCAAATTTAGAACCAATGATACATATATGCATTTTTGCATCCAAGTATAGAACTCCTTTGGAGTTAGAAATTTTTGACAtttgatttcaaattataaaaatgaCATCTTATAGCATTGCATTGCATTGGACTCGCTCTTACACTGTTCAGAATGGAGCCAAACACATTGAATCTTTGTACATGACCAAATTAGTTAACTCTCAATGTGTTGGTTTGTGAACTGTGCAGACAGGTTCAAATCAGTGGTTAGAAATGAGTCATTCATGGGGAGCTAATTGGATCATGAATGGAGGACCATTAAACGGACCGTTTTCTGTGAAGCTAACCTCACTCTCGGGTGCAAAAACCCTTTTAGCTATAAATGTCATTCCAAAAGACTGGCGTCCAATGGCTACTTATATCTCTCGTCAGAATTTTTTATTTTGAGAGCAAATCCATTACTAAATGTAAAATGACTATAACTATGTTATAGTATGAAATGCATTGTTTTTACTTCTCATATGTTTAACtaaaccccccccccccccactCTCTCTCTAAGTAGTATGTGATCTGTGAGTTGAGTTCAAGTTTTCGATTCGTTGCCCTCTCTAAAAGAAGAGTCAGCGTTCTTGATTTACAATTCTATATGTATAAAGGGatgataaaatattaataatgACATTAATATTAATTTCTATGTTGGTATTGTTAGCTGCCAAGCTTGCGATTACTGTTTATTCTGTATTTACTTCCGTGAAGCATGAAATATTTAGCTAAATAACAATACCACTCTAAGAAGTAGAAATGAACAAGTTATAGCCCAGATCTCTTGCAGACACAAGATTACAACAAAAAAATTACTTAGACTGCAGTTAGACTATATCATCCAGCTGAAgttttaagtatatatacttgTCTCCCAAACTCAGAAGTCCTAACGACATCATTACATCAGCTTTAACTCGATCATCCTCATTTGCAGGCTGAGAAACTGAGAATGCTACGTAAGGTCATGTGTAAGACCTCAAATCAATAATTGGATTTGGTTCAATATCAAAGTTGAGGGAGAAATATTATATATCGAAGCAAGTAACTGGATGACCTTGTAAATATAGGCCCCTCGAAATTGCTGCTTCTTACAACGGCCATAGATAGCTTTTAACACAGAACAACGTTACTCCTGAGATACATGGTCTAGTCTAGCCCTCCTAAAACCCGGAGATTCCAGAACAGGGTGTACTATTATTTGCAAAACAAAGTAATTAAATAAGTTTTTGGCGTACCAGATATACATTGGGGATTTCCGCGCATAGTATTCCAAATTTAAATTAAAGCATTGCAGTGAAGAAATCTGAAGGATGTTACGAAAATATGCACTACTGAACCAAAACCTGGTGAAAAGTGGCAAGCAATATAAATAATTAGTGGAGTAGTTGCCAATATCATTATGGAGAACTTACATTTACTCAACATTATACACAATTACTACTTGTGTTTACTCATGAAACTCTAAACTTGCGGCTGCTAGCTGTTCTCGCGGAAAACCATATAAAATCAAGCACACAGAGGTTGTTCATATTCGTAATGGCTGTGAGGACCTTGTGTATTATTTCTTTAGTATTTATTAAAGAAAAACAGGATACATTATCATGTATCTAAGTATTACAAACGTTTTATCATTACTTTATTCAAATACAAACACTTGAATATCTTTATCTTTAAACATTACAAATAATAAACTTGGACATGAAGAATCAGCTTGTAATTGAAAATTTCTGAAGTAGATATAGAGGCTGAAAAAAGATGGGATGCAATGGTTGCAGTCTTTCAAGCTGGCTTAGTTAAACTTGAATACAAGGGTCCAACTCAGTTGCGGGCTTTTCGGTTTTGGAGAGGCTAGGAAAAAGATGAATCACTGGAAACAATTTTTCTTTTTTTAGACGAGTAAACTTGGGCAAGATTGAGTTTGCTTTTTTGACTATGTAATGGAATGTTCGCATTAGTGGCACATAGAGAGGCATGTACCTTACAACCAAGACAGTAACAGGGAGAAATGCAACTGCATATAAGGCAATCTTGGTCCATTGTTGCCTGTTTTTAATCATAAGGATGACTGTTGCTGCAAATGCAAACATCATCATTGTCAAGGAGAATATAAGGCATGATAATCCACACATCAGACTCTTTGGAAGGGTCTCCTTGAAGTCTTGTAATCGGTAGGATGAAGTGAGGATGGAAAGAAACACAACTACAGCTGTTAATGTGGATGCTAGGGAAAGAACATCGGCAATAGTGAATACCACAAAGAAGGGTTGGTTTAAAAGAAGAGGAGATCCATCTTTATCATCTGTACCTCCTGGCACGGTATAAGCTGCTGCAAAGGCAACAGTTGCTATAAGGACAGCAACAATGGAGCAATTTTCTGCTGTTCGCTTCATCCATTCTTGGGCATCCTCTCGAAGTGGTTCTTTCTTTGCAGCAAATAATTGTTCAGGTGTTTGAAGATATTTGTTTGGGATTGTATGGAACTGAGTCTTGATAATATCTTCCACACGCTGCAATATTTATTACATGCAAAATTAGGCTATTAAGTTTTAAATAGAGTAATATTCCGGATTCTGATGCTTGGAATAAAAATGTAGTATTATATATGTAGACAAAGAAAGCCCCATACATACACACCTCAAACAAAAGCAGGTCATCTTGCAATATAAAAGCAGGGCTGCGTGATTCGTTGTAATTTTCTTCAGCATCCCAAGGTTTAGGTGGTTTGTCTTGGGGCGTATCAGTTGACGTGGCGTTAGGGTTGATGATAGAAAATGGTCGTGCTGGTTCAGTGCCATTCTTAACTTTAACCGTATTTAGAGCAACCATATGCAAAATGGAGTTTAGATCTTTATCCTGAAGTCTAACCAGCTTCCGCATTTGCATTTTTGATTCCTCCACAGCATCAAATATCTTTATCCTCCTATACTTAATCGCCAGGTGTAAAATTGAACCATATTCCTGACCAACTTGCTCAACAGTGTGGGGGTGTTCCTTTATAATCTTAAGAGCTATGTCCACGCACCCGTACTTTGTTGCCAGGATCAACGGTGTTGGTATTCGAGATTCCTCATCTGCATTGTCCAGGTTTGAGCCAGAATTGTTCTCTGCTTCAGAAACATCACTACTTTCTAGCTTGTCTATCCACTCGGTGTCATTTAGAACTAGGATGGAACCCAGTTTCAGAGCAGCTTGGCGTCTTCGATGTTCTTTTTTAATCTTAGTCCAGTAGGGAATTGTTATTGTAAAAACTGATACCAGTTTCATAATCTCTGCAAGTTAGAGTGAAAATCATTTTTACCAACTACTTGCATAACTGACAAGTACATTAATTACACTGCACAAGTTACATATATTACCAATTGAGGTCCATTCAAATATCTTCCCTAATTAGAcatgaatttttattttttgaaaaatgaaaTATTGTAATTGGTGTTTATGAACTCGTCAAATAATAATTAGTAAACAGTTGATATGAATAAGCTGGTAATAATAAGGGGGCATGATATGACTACCTTCTTTCAGTTTATGAATGATATGATTTTGAGGTGGCTTGATATCATAGCTAGTGGTAGCATTTTGAGGTGGCTTGATATCATTGCTCGTACCGGAATCATCTTCCACTTTATGATCAGTAGCATcttcctcttcatcatcatcagtaGCATTTTGAGGAGGTAATATATCAGCTGATGGTATCACAAGTAGATGCAGACATTAAGACAGACCATCAGTATGAAGGCAAATAAAATTACAGTAGTTACCATTATTATTATTAGGCAAAGCAAGGCTATGGAACTATCCTAAAATTTCAAATTATACAAGTAAAGAATTTGGATGCGAGCTTACAAATATGtcgaaaaggagaaggaagtagAAGCTTGAACCATTTCCAGTACCGGATTCTGAAGGCTGATGAATTCATAGCCAGCATGTGAAGACCGGTCATTTGCTGATGGTCCTTTTCACTAATTAAACCTGGAATTGCTCTTACTATGTGCAAAGCCAATTCTGTGACATAGGTTAAACATATATGCATTATCAGCTCACAAAGTTATAAAGAAATGAAGAAAATTTACATCAAGAATTAGTAATACTCCATTTATATAACTTGAAAGAGACATACCAAAATGCTCGTTGTAGATGGCTACGTGAAGTATAGTATAAGTTGCACGTTCATCAGATATCTTGTACACAAAAGAGTTACGAAATTCTTCTTTAGGAACATAATGTATGTATTTACTGTGAAGAAACTTGAACATCTCTATTTGGCCATATCGGACAGCAGAGAAGATAGGGAACTCTCCCTTGTGGTTCTGGGCAAATAGCAAGTTATAATCTGTATATTCACATATACTACGGGCAGCTTCGAGGCAAGAGTCCTGAGTTGCAGCCACATGCAGAAGTGTGTTTTTCTTCAAATTGAAATCACCCAACAGTTTGTTTGTCAAATCACCAAAAAGTATATTAGCATCCTTGAGCAAGTCCAGCACCAAATGCACCTCTCCCGCGTATAAAGCCTTTGCAGCACAGAGTCTCCGCGGCGTGATATTTTGACAAATGGACCGTCTCCATGTTTGCTGCATAAGATTCTAACATTTTCCAAATCCTTTCGGACAAGAGCGCAATATATATCCTTAGCTGACATGATAGCTAAATATAAAAAGATTAGGTAATATAGCTTGCAGAATACTTACCAGTAACTGAACGAGAACTCCATTTATCTGGAACCATGTATTTATAGTCAGAAGATGCCCCTGTTTGTGACTAAGAAGCTGCATTTCATTCTTTGGAATATTAGGAGTATAACTTTGTATTTAATTCAAGTATTCCTTCTCTTAAGATCCCCGGTGGTGCGAGGTATCCTGGAAGCTGTTGTATTTCCTTTACTTTTGTAGTAAGTTCACTATCACTTGTATTCTTAATTCTTTACTTGGCAATTTTAAAGAGGAGACAGTGTATCACTTAATTGTCCTTTATGTTTCTGCAGAAGAATCCTCTTCAATAAAAAGTTATCAGAATCAATGGCGGTCAATTAAACCATTAGAAATAATGTATATCATACTATTGTGAAGTTTATGACTCAATAAAGCCATTATGTCATGTGTGTATGGAGCTCTAGTTTGAATATTTGTACGAAAAGAGTGGAGTAACGAATCAAAATAACGAATATTTTACctacataagagaccatgcatcTCTGGTGTTACACGAGACTCTTTGTGTGATATACTAAACAATGTCAGTCCCTTATCCCCCTCGTATAAGTGGTTAATCGAGATTCATCAAGTGCAGGTTTTATTTGCTAGCCATCAATCCAACCGAAAATAAACATAATGGTAGAACGGAAAAAAAAAAACAGAAATCTAACCTTGATCATTCTTTCAGTGATAAACATTACCTGATTGTTAAATACATGTGATCCTCCTAAATATTAACATGTAATAAGGTTCAGGTTTAAGACAAGCCTCAGAGTTTAAAATCTAATCCCCCGTCTTCTTAATCACAGTTCGGATATAGCCAATTGCACCATTCCTAACACACGATTACTACACGTATCTACTCTGTAATACTATAGACTTGCTGCTGCTATCTGTTTTCCCGGAAAACCCATGTAAAAAAAGGAGCAAAGAGGANNNNNNNNNNNNNNNNNNNNNNNNNNNNNNNNNNNNNNNNNNNNNNNNNNNNNNNNNNNNNNNNNNNNNNNNNNNNNNNNNNNNNNNNNNNNNNNNNNNNtcttgaacttaaatcttaataaggttgggtcaaagatttttacctttcttgagatcttgagatgtgttcttgatgatggtgaagtatTGGGAGTGCTTattatggtttttggaacctaaaacaaccattgaaatcagaataaagaagatactattcatactattcattctcactttcttgatttttttcacccatcaaaccttgataaaaagagctcaaagatt
This window contains:
- the LOC141675012 gene encoding expansin-B3-like, yielding MDGFYRLSVPQFLCLQLLMLALYSFTTSATSIDGVSGSYWLPAVASWYGSPQGDGSDGGACGYGAMVDMEPLKGRVGAASPILFKGGEGCGACYKVMCLDKSICSPGGVTVIITDECPGCRALTQFDLSGAAFGSLAIPGEADQLRNRGTVPVMFRRTSCFYPGKHVAFRVNEGSSPYWLSLLVEFEGGDGDIGSMHIKETGSNQWLEMSHSWGANWIMNGGPLNGPFSVKLTSLSGAKTLLAINVIPKDWRPMATYISRQNFLF
- the LOC141674139 gene encoding uncharacterized protein LOC141674139 gives rise to the protein MQLLSHKQGHLLTINTWFQINGVLVQLLQTWRRSICQNITPRRLCAAKALYAGEVHLVLDLLKDANILFGDLTNKLLGDFNLKKNTLLHVAATQDSCLEAARSICEYTDYNLLFAQNHKGEFPIFSAVRYGQIEMFKFLHSKYIHYVPKEEFRNSFVYKISDERATYTILHVAIYNEHFELALHIVRAIPGLISEKDHQQMTGLHMLAMNSSAFRIRYWKWFKLLLPSPFRHISDILPPQNATDDDEEEDATDHKVEDDSGTSNDIKPPQNATTSYDIKPPQNHIIHKLKEEIMKLVSVFTITIPYWTKIKKEHRRRQAALKLGSILVLNDTEWIDKLESSDVSEAENNSGSNLDNADEESRIPTPLILATKYGCVDIALKIIKEHPHTVEQVGQEYGSILHLAIKYRRIKIFDAVEESKMQMRKLVRLQDKDLNSILHMVALNTVKVKNGTEPARPFSIINPNATSTDTPQDKPPKPWDAEENYNESRSPAFILQDDLLLFERVEDIIKTQFHTIPNKYLQTPEQLFAAKKEPLREDAQEWMKRTAENCSIVAVLIATVAFAAAYTVPGGTDDKDGSPLLLNQPFFVVFTIADVLSLASTLTAVVVFLSILTSSYRLQDFKETLPKSLMCGLSCLIFSLTMMMFAFAATVILMIKNRQQWTKIALYAVAFLPVTVLVVRYMPLYVPLMRTFHYIVKKANSILPKFTRLKKEKLFPVIHLFPSLSKTEKPATELDPCIQV